In one window of Fictibacillus phosphorivorans DNA:
- a CDS encoding DEAD/DEAH box helicase codes for MTTFQELGLSPELLQSINNMGFEEATPIQRDTIPTALKGTDLIGQAQTGTGKTAAFGIPLIEKMDTRSRFVQGIVLAPTRELAVQVAEELNKIGQFKGIKTLPIYGGQSIVRQIKALKNGPHIVVGTPGRVQDHINRKTLKLESVHTVVLDEADEMLNMGFVEDIEKILENVPTERHTMLFSATMPKQIQNLAAKFMKDVLLIKVKASEMTVKNIEQEYVEVKERQKFDALCRFMDIHSPELAIVFGRTKRRVDELSEALSKRGYSAEGIHGDLPQAKRDKVLRAFKNNTIEVLVATDVAARGLDISGVSHVYNFDIPQDPESYVHRIGRTGRAGKTGYALTFITPREIDHLYTIEKITKRKMVKRAIPSVSEAMEGQQQITLEKLMEVVEQDNFNGYKQTAVELLEENDSVTLLAAALKLLTKEPDTTPINLTDEPPLSVKKRRPNNRFSDRRRSGGGPKREGGGGRDNRRSGYSKGERSGSRDGGNRSSSGSRDQSYRSQKRVREDFKNR; via the coding sequence TTGACAACATTTCAAGAACTAGGACTAAGTCCTGAGTTGCTTCAATCCATTAATAACATGGGATTTGAGGAAGCAACACCGATTCAGCGTGATACCATTCCAACAGCACTTAAGGGGACTGACCTTATTGGCCAAGCACAAACAGGGACTGGTAAGACAGCTGCGTTTGGTATACCGCTAATCGAAAAAATGGATACTAGATCACGATTCGTACAAGGAATCGTATTAGCTCCAACTCGTGAGTTAGCTGTTCAAGTAGCAGAAGAGCTCAATAAAATCGGTCAATTCAAAGGAATTAAAACATTGCCGATTTACGGTGGACAATCCATTGTTCGACAAATCAAAGCATTAAAAAATGGTCCACACATCGTAGTAGGTACACCAGGACGTGTGCAAGACCACATCAATAGAAAAACATTGAAGCTTGAAAGTGTTCATACGGTTGTCCTTGATGAAGCGGATGAAATGCTTAACATGGGATTCGTTGAAGATATCGAAAAGATCTTAGAAAACGTTCCAACAGAACGTCACACGATGCTTTTCTCTGCAACAATGCCTAAGCAGATCCAAAACTTGGCAGCAAAATTCATGAAGGACGTATTGCTTATCAAAGTAAAAGCGTCTGAAATGACAGTAAAGAACATCGAACAAGAATATGTTGAAGTAAAAGAGCGTCAAAAGTTTGATGCGCTTTGCCGCTTCATGGATATTCACTCTCCAGAGCTTGCGATCGTTTTCGGACGTACGAAGCGCCGTGTAGATGAATTGTCTGAAGCATTAAGCAAACGTGGATATTCAGCTGAAGGAATTCACGGTGACCTTCCGCAAGCAAAACGTGACAAAGTGTTACGTGCGTTCAAAAACAACACGATCGAAGTTCTTGTTGCAACAGACGTAGCTGCTCGTGGACTTGACATCTCAGGTGTATCACACGTTTATAACTTCGATATTCCTCAAGATCCAGAAAGCTATGTTCACCGTATTGGACGTACTGGGCGTGCAGGAAAAACAGGTTATGCATTAACGTTTATCACGCCGCGTGAAATCGATCACTTATATACGATCGAAAAAATTACAAAGCGTAAAATGGTAAAACGTGCGATTCCTTCCGTATCAGAAGCAATGGAAGGACAACAACAGATCACGCTTGAAAAGTTGATGGAAGTGGTTGAGCAAGATAACTTTAACGGTTATAAGCAAACAGCAGTTGAGTTACTAGAAGAGAACGATTCTGTAACACTCTTAGCTGCAGCGCTTAAGCTTCTTACAAAAGAACCTGATACGACTCCGATCAATCTTACAGATGAGCCGCCACTATCAGTTAAAAAGAGACGTCCTAATAACCGTTTCTCTGATCGTAGACGTTCTGGAGGAGGCCCTAAAAGAGAGGGTGGAGGCGGAAGAGATAATCGCCGTTCTGGATATTCTAAAGGCGAACGCAGTGGTTCTCGCGATGGTGGAAACCGTAGCAGCAGCGGCAGCCGTGATCAATCATACCGTTCACAAAAACGTGTTCGTGAGGATTTTAAAAACAGATAA
- a CDS encoding metallophosphoesterase family protein, whose translation MKKILIISDTHMPKKGKIFPSPLLEVLKKDIDYIFHAGDWTAESVYEELRTFAPLFGVKGNVDKEIWSNTLPEKILVDIEDIKIAMVHGHLGKGRSTPERAYRECEGDSADLIIFGHSHIPFHERKGSTILFNPGSPTDKRRQKQFSFGILMIHQSTITLNHHYFS comes from the coding sequence TTGAAAAAAATTTTAATTATCTCTGATACTCACATGCCGAAAAAAGGAAAGATCTTTCCCAGTCCACTTTTAGAGGTCTTAAAGAAGGATATCGATTACATCTTTCATGCAGGTGATTGGACAGCAGAATCCGTTTACGAAGAACTCAGAACGTTTGCGCCCCTTTTTGGAGTAAAGGGGAACGTTGACAAAGAGATCTGGAGTAATACATTGCCTGAAAAAATACTTGTTGATATAGAAGATATAAAAATTGCGATGGTTCATGGACATCTTGGTAAAGGAAGATCGACACCAGAACGCGCATACAGAGAATGTGAAGGAGATTCTGCTGACCTGATTATATTTGGGCACTCCCATATTCCTTTTCATGAGCGAAAGGGGAGTACAATCCTTTTTAATCCCGGTTCGCCAACAGATAAAAGAAGGCAGAAACAGTTTTCGTTTGGTATTTTGATGATCCATCAGTCAACGATCACACTCAATCATCATTATTTTTCTTAA
- a CDS encoding GNAT family N-acetyltransferase has product MPNGDNFFFTAKNGEEIILRPVEEKDAADITQHVEAIVKAGRYLQKEEPHSVSEEIEFIHEVERKGNLYTAVERNKKVVGIARVLKGELQMKKHTGVFRTWIHPEAQGLGIGKELLAHTLRWGETNNLHKIWLTVFSGNEKAVRVYEKAGFIIEGMQRDQVIIEGKFEDEYFMAYFFNSIQK; this is encoded by the coding sequence ATGCCAAATGGGGACAACTTCTTCTTTACAGCAAAAAATGGGGAAGAGATCATCTTAAGACCCGTAGAAGAAAAAGATGCAGCAGATATAACACAACATGTAGAAGCGATCGTAAAAGCCGGTAGATACCTTCAAAAAGAGGAGCCTCATTCCGTTTCAGAAGAGATTGAGTTTATTCATGAGGTTGAGCGTAAAGGTAATCTGTACACAGCTGTAGAACGGAACAAAAAAGTTGTAGGTATCGCTAGAGTGCTTAAAGGAGAACTTCAAATGAAAAAACACACCGGTGTTTTTAGAACTTGGATTCATCCAGAAGCACAAGGCCTAGGTATTGGAAAAGAACTTCTGGCTCATACGCTAAGATGGGGAGAGACTAACAATCTACATAAGATATGGCTTACTGTTTTTTCTGGAAACGAAAAGGCGGTAAGGGTCTATGAAAAAGCAGGTTTTATAATAGAAGGAATGCAAAGAGACCAAGTGATCATAGAAGGCAAATTTGAAGATGAATACTTTATGGCGTATTTTTTTAACTCCATTCAAAAATAA
- a CDS encoding dynamin family protein, producing the protein MKSTEKELLITEKQRLIGLYEVFQKMDNKKEEDQLSKLFLKVAKEEFAIAFCGHFSAGKSSLINALSETGILPSSPIPTSANIVKMVRGEERAVVTLKNKEVVTFHSPYDVNEIKELCKDAELVEEIEIYYGGDEKNVENIAFYDTPGIDSTDPLHKKATENVVYLADLIFYVMDYNHILSETNMAFISSLIKRGKDVRLIVNQIDKHREEELKFTAFKENVFASFQSLGIPKEHIFFTSVKKQNVSHNDLTALMAYIKRIEQNKDALLLKQVNNQLQHFVHDFVERKEEGLATIDVVSQSLASLSQELEDLTKKRSKIKQVINEKEESVKDQLVNILESAQLMPYETREKASSFIESAKTDFKVGLFFSKQKTEQERTVRTEELLENLQKSIDAHINWHAQNFVSSLQKEVDHHLPDWEPIKVNKDMLHSFITPGLSSQGQGLLNYCNNVSNEIKKKARQEVTECINAVRTSLNSKTDHERSNLEEKLNTLEKERKKLYLEKEIAENWDEQKHDLQELLYENVSRNRPIDEFERKFLAEYQPLSIEMFKERFHKEQIDTTEDQSEEDNLLTLHSSEDSLSLETEKLSKAAKILKPVRGLSHLAAEMEELHERLEKRSFTMVLFGAFSAGKSSFANALFGESILPSSPNPTTAAINEIRYPDREHQHGSIKIEMKSEEELTQELNMLSKTTDQELSDLLNSSDERLMSYKTGYAWANGHLGNVLKKGISEIGEYAADETKACFIKKITIYYSCPLTEKGLVLVDTPGANSIHSRHTEVAFEYMKHADIIIYLTYFNHAFSYADREFLIQLGRIKDTFSSDKMFFAINASDLAETQEDKNDVVQHVKNNLLTFGIRNPRLFPVSSKNELIPSKRTESGFEAFSSSLTHYIENELENTMIKSARTSVTHANTVIENMIKETVQRMEKEDEYLELLQKRENTLIDFSNDYIKISKKQFLQEQKELLYYIKQRVLIRYHDFYKETIHPAAVQSSKSALAQCIGELFGKISHDLHQEFKACSLRLDHWILKDMKEKVAHLISKAGQGGVSLQERNETADLFKTPSFSLDFEIQDESKHKRWLSYFKNPKQFFEQNGSNELKNYLVDEIDSEVENWLLEADKKLTHHYEAVLVNTEKEFKTHVINQIVHYFEELKKPGDLEARIQELNNSLTQMKKLEN; encoded by the coding sequence ATGAAGTCAACTGAAAAAGAACTATTGATAACAGAAAAACAAAGATTGATCGGATTATATGAAGTGTTTCAAAAAATGGACAATAAAAAAGAAGAAGATCAATTAAGCAAACTATTCCTTAAAGTAGCAAAGGAAGAGTTTGCTATAGCTTTTTGCGGGCATTTTTCTGCAGGGAAATCTAGCTTGATCAATGCACTTTCAGAAACAGGTATACTTCCGTCCTCTCCGATTCCTACAAGTGCAAACATTGTTAAGATGGTAAGAGGAGAGGAAAGAGCAGTTGTTACTCTAAAAAACAAAGAAGTGGTTACATTCCACTCTCCATATGACGTGAATGAGATAAAAGAGCTCTGTAAAGATGCAGAGCTTGTTGAGGAGATAGAGATCTATTATGGCGGTGACGAAAAGAACGTAGAGAATATCGCTTTTTACGACACACCAGGAATCGATTCGACTGATCCCCTTCATAAGAAAGCGACAGAAAACGTTGTCTATCTAGCTGATCTGATCTTTTATGTAATGGATTATAATCATATACTCTCTGAAACGAACATGGCATTCATCTCATCACTGATTAAAAGAGGGAAAGATGTCCGTTTAATCGTTAACCAGATTGATAAGCACCGTGAAGAAGAATTGAAGTTTACAGCATTTAAGGAGAACGTGTTTGCCTCTTTTCAATCTCTTGGAATACCGAAAGAGCATATCTTTTTCACAAGTGTTAAGAAGCAAAATGTTTCGCATAATGACCTAACTGCTCTAATGGCTTATATAAAAAGAATTGAGCAAAACAAAGACGCACTCCTATTAAAACAAGTGAATAATCAGCTTCAGCATTTTGTGCATGATTTTGTAGAACGAAAAGAAGAAGGTTTAGCAACCATTGATGTTGTTAGCCAAAGTTTAGCTTCTTTGTCTCAAGAACTTGAAGATCTAACAAAAAAGAGATCCAAGATCAAACAGGTCATCAATGAAAAAGAAGAAAGTGTTAAGGACCAACTTGTTAATATTCTAGAATCCGCACAATTAATGCCATATGAGACGAGAGAAAAAGCAAGTTCCTTTATTGAATCTGCTAAAACAGACTTTAAAGTAGGGCTATTCTTTTCAAAACAAAAAACAGAGCAAGAACGTACTGTTCGAACAGAAGAGTTATTAGAAAATCTACAGAAGTCGATCGATGCTCATATCAATTGGCATGCTCAAAATTTTGTTAGCTCCCTTCAAAAAGAAGTAGACCATCATCTCCCAGATTGGGAACCTATAAAAGTAAATAAAGACATGTTGCATTCATTCATCACACCAGGTTTGTCATCACAAGGGCAAGGTCTTTTAAACTATTGCAACAATGTATCCAATGAAATTAAAAAGAAAGCACGTCAAGAGGTCACAGAATGTATCAATGCTGTTAGAACATCTTTGAACTCAAAAACAGATCATGAGCGATCAAACTTGGAAGAAAAGTTGAACACGTTAGAAAAAGAACGGAAAAAGCTATATCTAGAAAAAGAGATCGCAGAAAACTGGGATGAGCAAAAACATGACCTTCAAGAACTGCTTTATGAAAATGTATCCCGTAATCGACCAATAGATGAATTTGAAAGAAAGTTTCTCGCTGAATACCAGCCTCTATCAATCGAGATGTTTAAGGAACGATTTCATAAAGAACAAATAGATACGACCGAAGATCAATCGGAAGAGGATAATCTTCTTACTTTACATTCAAGCGAAGATTCTCTTTCTCTAGAAACAGAAAAATTATCAAAGGCAGCTAAGATACTTAAGCCGGTCAGAGGGCTCTCACATTTAGCTGCTGAGATGGAAGAACTTCATGAGAGACTTGAAAAACGATCGTTTACGATGGTTCTCTTCGGTGCGTTTTCAGCAGGAAAATCATCATTTGCGAACGCATTATTTGGTGAAAGTATTCTTCCATCCTCACCGAATCCTACGACAGCTGCTATTAATGAGATACGGTATCCAGATCGTGAACATCAGCACGGTTCGATCAAGATTGAGATGAAGAGTGAAGAAGAACTAACGCAGGAACTCAATATGCTCTCGAAAACAACAGATCAAGAATTAAGCGATTTACTGAATTCTTCAGATGAGAGATTGATGTCTTACAAGACAGGTTACGCTTGGGCGAACGGTCATCTAGGTAACGTCCTAAAAAAAGGGATTTCTGAGATCGGTGAGTATGCTGCCGATGAAACAAAAGCTTGTTTTATAAAAAAAATAACGATTTATTACAGCTGTCCGTTAACTGAAAAAGGTCTTGTGCTCGTTGATACTCCAGGAGCTAATTCGATTCATTCTCGCCATACAGAAGTCGCGTTTGAATATATGAAACACGCTGATATCATCATTTATCTTACCTACTTTAACCATGCTTTCTCATATGCAGATCGAGAATTTTTGATCCAGTTAGGAAGAATTAAAGATACCTTCTCATCAGATAAGATGTTCTTTGCGATCAATGCTTCAGATCTAGCTGAAACCCAAGAAGACAAGAATGATGTTGTGCAACATGTAAAGAACAACCTTCTTACATTTGGTATCAGAAACCCGAGATTGTTCCCCGTTTCGAGTAAGAACGAACTGATTCCAAGTAAGCGGACAGAAAGCGGGTTTGAAGCATTTTCATCAAGCTTAACTCATTACATTGAAAATGAGTTGGAAAACACTATGATCAAGAGTGCGAGAACTTCTGTTACCCATGCTAACACTGTCATTGAAAATATGATCAAAGAAACAGTTCAAAGAATGGAAAAAGAAGACGAGTATCTAGAGCTTCTTCAGAAGAGAGAAAACACACTGATTGATTTTAGTAATGATTATATTAAAATATCAAAAAAACAATTTCTTCAAGAACAGAAAGAACTTTTGTATTATATAAAACAGCGTGTATTGATTCGTTATCATGATTTTTATAAAGAAACGATTCATCCGGCTGCGGTTCAAAGTTCTAAGAGCGCGTTAGCTCAATGCATCGGGGAACTTTTCGGTAAGATCTCACATGATTTGCATCAAGAGTTTAAAGCATGTTCTTTACGTTTAGATCATTGGATACTCAAAGACATGAAAGAAAAAGTAGCTCATTTGATCTCTAAAGCAGGTCAGGGAGGCGTAAGTCTGCAAGAGAGAAATGAAACAGCAGATCTGTTTAAAACGCCGTCCTTCTCTTTAGATTTTGAGATACAAGATGAATCAAAACATAAGAGATGGCTATCTTATTTTAAAAATCCGAAACAGTTCTTTGAACAAAATGGTTCAAACGAATTGAAGAACTACCTTGTTGACGAAATAGACAGTGAAGTGGAAAATTGGTTGCTTGAAGCTGATAAAAAACTTACACACCACTATGAAGCTGTGTTAGTCAACACAGAAAAAGAATTCAAAACTCACGTAATCAATCAAATTGTTCACTATTTTGAAGAATTAAAGAAGCCTGGTGATCTTGAGGCAAGAATTCAAGAACTGAACAACTCACTTACACAGATGAAAAAGCTTGAAAATTAG
- a CDS encoding UDP-N-acetylmuramoyl-L-alanyl-D-glutamate--2,6-diaminopimelate ligase yields MKLKALLSHLSIPTVIEDDPLITGITSHSKKVKPGNLFFAISGVQADGHQYIQEAFDNGAAAVIGEYDENIGPGVYIYAEETKRLLSLAASFFYEEPYRKHKMTGITGTNGKTTTSFLLQHILHVHGMTSALFGTVYHYINSEIVKSSHTTPDPVTLQKMLLRSNDEVVVMEVSSHGIEQNRIDGITYDQAIFLNLTHDHLDYHGTMESYFLCKSKLFSYLKNKGTAIICSEGEYGKRLRDDLRSKSDLQIWTYGKRKSDDFYIEDVGIDSFNLVHETLQVTVSLPLPGEYNALNTTAAIAAALDYGIPIKNSVEYLKSFAGIPGRFEEITLNNGTEVIVDYAHTPDGVSQVLEAASKKAGVRPLYHVFGFRGNRDLTKRTEMIKISLEYSTKTVLTVDDLNGLDRDQLLQETKEAIPRSSHQPVIIEDRTDAIFFALKEAPANSVVIITGKGPEKYKETYNHPSTSDLDSVELYQTLNKPTCI; encoded by the coding sequence GTGAAGTTAAAAGCTTTATTAAGTCACTTATCGATACCCACTGTGATCGAGGATGATCCTCTGATCACAGGAATCACTTCTCACTCTAAAAAAGTAAAACCAGGAAACTTGTTCTTTGCGATCTCTGGGGTTCAAGCTGATGGCCACCAATACATACAAGAAGCATTTGATAATGGTGCTGCAGCTGTCATCGGAGAATATGATGAGAACATTGGCCCTGGCGTTTATATATACGCAGAAGAAACAAAACGCTTATTAAGTCTGGCTGCTTCCTTCTTTTATGAAGAGCCTTATAGAAAGCATAAGATGACAGGCATTACAGGAACGAACGGTAAAACAACAACATCCTTTTTGTTGCAGCATATCCTCCATGTTCACGGTATGACTTCTGCTCTGTTCGGTACTGTATACCACTATATCAATTCCGAAATAGTGAAAAGTTCACATACTACACCAGACCCAGTCACCCTTCAGAAGATGCTCTTAAGAAGCAATGATGAAGTAGTTGTTATGGAAGTGAGTTCACATGGAATCGAACAGAATAGGATCGATGGGATTACGTATGATCAAGCGATCTTTCTAAATTTAACACATGATCATCTTGATTATCATGGAACGATGGAATCCTACTTTCTCTGCAAGTCGAAATTATTTTCATATTTAAAAAACAAAGGAACGGCCATAATCTGCAGTGAAGGTGAATATGGGAAGCGGCTTAGAGATGATCTGCGTTCAAAAAGCGACTTACAGATTTGGACTTATGGCAAACGAAAGTCTGATGATTTTTATATCGAAGACGTTGGAATAGATTCATTTAATCTGGTACATGAAACACTTCAGGTGACCGTTTCATTACCATTACCGGGCGAATATAATGCCCTAAATACGACAGCTGCAATCGCTGCTGCCCTAGATTATGGGATACCAATAAAAAACTCTGTAGAATATCTAAAAAGCTTTGCAGGAATTCCTGGCCGCTTTGAAGAGATCACCCTCAATAATGGCACAGAAGTGATCGTGGATTATGCACATACGCCTGATGGAGTTTCTCAAGTGCTTGAAGCAGCGAGCAAAAAAGCGGGAGTGCGACCTCTTTATCATGTCTTTGGATTCAGAGGAAACAGAGATCTGACGAAACGTACAGAAATGATTAAGATTTCTTTAGAATATAGTACGAAGACCGTCTTAACTGTCGATGACTTAAACGGTTTAGATCGGGATCAACTTCTCCAAGAAACAAAAGAAGCCATTCCGAGGTCTTCCCACCAACCTGTGATCATAGAAGACCGGACTGATGCTATATTCTTTGCTTTAAAAGAAGCACCGGCAAACTCAGTAGTGATCATTACGGGTAAAGGCCCTGAAAAGTATAAAGAAACATACAATCACCCTTCAACTTCTGATCTTGATTCTGTAGAGCTCTACCAAACGCTAAACAAACCGACTTGTATCTAA